A window from Malassezia japonica chromosome 1, complete sequence encodes these proteins:
- the RPP0 gene encoding ribosomal protein P0 (A0) (L10E) (BUSCO:EOG09264G1I; COG:J; EggNog:ENOG503NWY4), with product MGVTRASKEAWFSKLTELLDTYSSLFVVNVDNVSSQQMHQIRSSLRGEGVVLMGKNTMVRRALRMIINERPDLEKLMPFVRGNIGFVFTSGDLKDVRTKILENRVAAPARAGAFAPSDIYVSAGNTGMEPGKTSFFQALGVPTKIARGTIEIVSDVKVVEAGNRVGQSEATLLNLLNISPFTFGMVVVQIFDKGNVFDSSVLDVSEDDLIARFALGIKQVACVSLAINFPTIASVMHTLVNSYKNLLAVSIATDYEFEGSAKIKEMLANPEAFAAAAAPAAAAGGDAGDAAPAEEAPKEEEEESDGDMGFGLFD from the coding sequence ATGGGTGTTACTCGCGCTTCTAAGGAGGCTTGGTTCTCCAAGCTcaccgagctcctcgacacGTACTCGTCGCTCTTCGTGGTGAACGTGGACAACGTCAGCTCGCAGCAGATGCACCAGATCCGTTCGTCGCTCCGTGGCGAGGGTGTTGTGCTCATGGGCAAGAACACCATGGTCCGCCGTGCTCTGCGCATGATCATCAACGAGCGCCCCGACCTCGAGAAGCTGATGCCCTTTGTCCGCGGCAACATCGGTTTCGTGTTCACCTCGGGTGACCTCAAGGACGTCCGCACCAAGATTCTCGAGAACCGTGTGGCCGCTCCTGCCCGTGCCGGTGCTTTCGCCCCGTCGGACATCTATGTCTCGGCTGGCAACACTGGTATGGAGCCCGGTAAGACCTCGTTCTTCCAGGCCCTCGGTGTGCCCACCAAGATTGCCCGTGGTACCATTGAGATTGTCTCGGACGTcaaggtcgtcgaggcTGGCAACCGTGTCGGTCAGTCGGAGGCTACCCTGCTTAACCTGCTCAACATCTCGCCGTTCACCTTCGGTATGGTTGTTGTGCAGATCTTCGACAAGGGCAACGTCTTTGACTCgagcgtgctcgacgtgagCGAGGACGACCTCATCGCCCGCTTCGCTCTCGGTATCAAGCAGGTGGCTTGCGTTTCGCTCGCCATCAACTTCCCGAccatcgcctcggtcaTGCACACCCTTGTCAACTCGTACAAGAACCTGCTTGCCGTGTCGATCGCCACGGACTACGAGTTCGAGGGCTCGGCCAAGATCAAGGAGATGCTCGCCAACCCCGAGGCCTttgctgccgccgccgccccggcTGCTGCCGCTGGTGGCGACGCTGGTGACGCCGCTCCTGCTGAGGAGGCTcccaaggaggaggaggaggagtCGGACGGCGACATGGGCTTCGGTCTCTTTGACTAA
- a CDS encoding uncharacterized protein (COG:I; EggNog:ENOG503P1MG), producing MQTPAYSTVAEPQSTTFRTAKDDVPLVRLELDPSTRIFVLYLLGEQTPDNRLTHEMILEGILPALEHVKAQWADWVANKDVGPGAALVTSALTTNKIFSNGLDLQRAIADPKFFDQVLNGLFRAYLTLPIPSVASVGGHAFAAGFTLACAHDYRVQNGHRGYVCLNEIEFGAPVPTGMTAMLRTVTSAPTTLRKIILEGHRFNAQDAFEHKLVDVIAQGPDYEGPAGTLKKSIELAMDLRSRSVAKAYGVNRERIYREQLEELARPDKLEVV from the coding sequence ATGCAGACTCCCGCCTACTCGACGGTAGCCGAGCCGCAGTCGACGACGTTCCGCACGGCCAAAGACGACGTCCCCCTTGTGCGTCTTGAGCTGGACCCCAGCACGCGCATATTTGTGCTGTACCTGCTTGGCGAGCAGACTCCCGACAACCGACTGACGCATGAAATGATCCTCGAGGGCATCCTTCCTGCGCTGGAGCACGTCAAAGCGCAGTGGGCCGACTGGGTCGCAAACAAAGACGTTGGCcctggcgcggcgctcgtaACCTCTGCGCTGACGACGAACAAGATCTTTTCAAACGGCCTCGATCTCCAGCGTGCGATCGCGGATCCCAAGTTCTTTGACCAAGTCCTGAACGGCCTCTTCCGTGCGTACCTCACTCTCCCGATTCCCAGCGtcgcgtcggtcggcggccaTGCGTTCGCGGCCGGCTTTACgcttgcgtgcgcgcacgATTACCGGGTGCAGAACGGCCACCGGGGCTATGTGTGCCTGAACGAGATCGAgttcggcgcgccggtccCCACGGGCATGACGGCGATGCTGCGTACGGTGACGTCTGCGCccacgacgctgcgcaagatCATCCTCGAGGGCCACCGCTTTAACGCACAGGATGCTTTCGAGCACAAACTCGTCGATGTGATCGCCCAAGGCCCCGACTACGAGGGCCCTGCCGGCACGCTGAAGAAGTCGATCGAGCTTGCGATGGacctgcgctcgcgctctgTGGCCAAAGCCTACGGCGTGAACCGCGAGCGGATCTaccgcgagcagctcgaggagctcgcccGTCCCGACAAACTAGAGGTTGTGTAG
- a CDS encoding uncharacterized protein (SECRETED:SignalP(1-21); TransMembrane:1 (n4-15c21/22o149-166i)) produces the protein MVRFVATFAALVLLFAAQVASQSSSSVPSSMAPVTKPTTSANGQSGCVQYGDCTKGSNTFKTETQYSPVTSPGSHSVPNLTDASASRSYVDSLAQQGGSQAYAQNPYSGPTTPVPQPTSVTFNTVVSSDGKKYTTVAVNTQNGASSQKAVPVLFALAVAVVGGALLL, from the exons ATGGTTCGTTTCGTTGCGACGttcgccgcgctcgtgctcctcTTTGCTGCGCAGGTTGCGTCGcagagctcgtcgtcggtgcCGTCTTCTATGGCACCGGTGACGAAGCCGACGACGTCCGCAAACGGCCAGTCGGGCTGTGTGCAATACGGTGACTG TACCAAAGGCTCCAATACCTTCAAGACCGAGACGCAATATTCGCCCGTGACGTCGCCGGGATCTCACAGCGTGCCGAACCTGACGGACGCGTCGGCAAGCCGCTCGTACgtcgactcgctcgcgcagcagggcgGCTCGCAGGCCTACGCGCAGAACCCTTACAGCGGCCCTACCACGCCGGTGCCGCAGCCGACGTCCGTGACGTTTAACACGGTCGTATCGTCGGACGGAAAGAAGTATACTACGGTCGCTGTCAACACGCAGAacggcgcgagctcgcaGAAAGCCGTGCCGGTGCTCTTTGCCCTCGCCGTGGCGGTGGTGGGTGGCGCTTTGTTGTTGTag